In Mastomys coucha isolate ucsf_1 unplaced genomic scaffold, UCSF_Mcou_1 pScaffold20, whole genome shotgun sequence, one DNA window encodes the following:
- the Rnf181 gene encoding E3 ubiquitin-protein ligase RNF181 isoform X3: MASYFDEHDCEPLNPEREARNNMLLELARRVRGAWSWAPGSRSLFNRMDFEDLGLVDWEHHLPPPAAKAVVENLPRTVISSSKADLKCPVCLLEFEEEETVIELPCHHLFHSSCILPWLSKTNSCPLCRHELPTDDESYEEHKKDKVGAAAPPGEPPWSHVYMRQQPGQSVQPLLIPSLCTLSH, encoded by the exons ATGGCGTCTTATTTTGATGAGCACGACTGCGAGCCGTTAAACCCTGAGCGTGAGGCCCGCAACAATATGTTGCTGGAACTCGCGAGAAGAGTCCGCGGGGCTTGGAGCTGGGCCCCGGGCAGCAG ATCACTCTTTAATAGGATGGACTTTGAGGACCTGGGCTTGGTAGATTGGGAGCACCACCTTCCCCCACCAGCCGCCAAGGCTGTGGTGGAGAACCTCCCCAGAACAGTCATCAGTAGCTCCAAGGCTG ATCTCAAGTGTCCCGTGTGTCTTTTGGAAtttgaggaggaggagactgTCATTGAGCTGCCCTGCCACCATCTCTTCCATTCCAGCTGCATTCTGCCCTGGCTAAGTAAG acaAATTCCTGCCCTTTGTGCCGCCATGAGCTGCCCACCGATGACGAGAGTTATGAAGAGCACAAGAAAGACAAGGTAGGAGCTG cagcaccgcCTGGAGAACCTCCATGGAGCCATGTATACATGAGGCAGCAGCCAGGGCAGAGTGTTCAGCCTCTGTTGATACCTTCCCTTTGCACTTTGAGTCATTAA
- the Rnf181 gene encoding E3 ubiquitin-protein ligase RNF181 isoform X2 has translation MDFEDLGLVDWEHHLPPPAAKAVVENLPRTVISSSKADLKCPVCLLEFEEEETVIELPCHHLFHSSCILPWLSKTNSCPLCRHELPTDDESYEEHKKDKARKQQQQHRLENLHGAMYT, from the exons ATGGACTTTGAGGACCTGGGCTTGGTAGATTGGGAGCACCACCTTCCCCCACCAGCCGCCAAGGCTGTGGTGGAGAACCTCCCCAGAACAGTCATCAGTAGCTCCAAGGCTG ATCTCAAGTGTCCCGTGTGTCTTTTGGAAtttgaggaggaggagactgTCATTGAGCTGCCCTGCCACCATCTCTTCCATTCCAGCTGCATTCTGCCCTGGCTAAGTAAG acaAATTCCTGCCCTTTGTGCCGCCATGAGCTGCCCACCGATGACGAGAGTTATGAAGAGCACAAGAAAGACAAG GCtcggaagcagcagcagcagcaccgcCTGGAGAACCTCCATGGAGCCATGTATACATGA
- the Rnf181 gene encoding E3 ubiquitin-protein ligase RNF181 isoform X1 yields the protein MASYFDEHDCEPLNPEREARNNMLLELARRVRGAWSWAPGSRSLFNRMDFEDLGLVDWEHHLPPPAAKAVVENLPRTVISSSKADLKCPVCLLEFEEEETVIELPCHHLFHSSCILPWLSKTNSCPLCRHELPTDDESYEEHKKDKARKQQQQHRLENLHGAMYT from the exons ATGGCGTCTTATTTTGATGAGCACGACTGCGAGCCGTTAAACCCTGAGCGTGAGGCCCGCAACAATATGTTGCTGGAACTCGCGAGAAGAGTCCGCGGGGCTTGGAGCTGGGCCCCGGGCAGCAG ATCACTCTTTAATAGGATGGACTTTGAGGACCTGGGCTTGGTAGATTGGGAGCACCACCTTCCCCCACCAGCCGCCAAGGCTGTGGTGGAGAACCTCCCCAGAACAGTCATCAGTAGCTCCAAGGCTG ATCTCAAGTGTCCCGTGTGTCTTTTGGAAtttgaggaggaggagactgTCATTGAGCTGCCCTGCCACCATCTCTTCCATTCCAGCTGCATTCTGCCCTGGCTAAGTAAG acaAATTCCTGCCCTTTGTGCCGCCATGAGCTGCCCACCGATGACGAGAGTTATGAAGAGCACAAGAAAGACAAG GCtcggaagcagcagcagcagcaccgcCTGGAGAACCTCCATGGAGCCATGTATACATGA